The DNA region CATCATAAGGGAGAAGGAAACAGGGACGAGGACCTATTCTGAAGAAGAAGCGATCAAGGCAGGAAAGATTCTCGCATTAAATGATTTAAAATCAAAGCTCGATAATGATGCAAAAATTAAAGGTGAAAAAGTTTTGCATGAAAAAGTGGAGAATGGTAAAGTAAAGTTATCAATTTATTTCCAAGTGATTGAAAATATAGCTGTTGGACAACCGATCATCCAAGGAGACTAGCGAATGACAGAAGAATTAAAACAAATGAACCTTCAACTAGATAATCCTAATGAAGCCATTGCTTTGTTCGGCGCTTCAGATGCTCATCTAAAATTAATCGAGGAACAATTGCAAGTTTCAATCGTGACAAGGGGAGAGGATATTTTTGTTTCTGGAGAAGAAACGAAGGTAGCCCTTGTGAATGAATTGATTCAGCAATTATTAATTGTGATTCGAAAAGGAATCAACATTGGGCAGCGCGATGTCCTATATGCAATTGAATTGGGGCAAAAAGGCATTGTCGAAACCTTTCCGGACCTTTATGAAGAAGAAATCACAAAAAATGCAAAAGGAAAGCCGATCCGGGTGAAAACACTCGGACAGAGACACTATATTTCAGCCATCCGTAAAAATGATCTGGTTTTTGGAATCGGTCCTGCAGGTACAGGGAAAACGTATTTGGCAGTGGTGATGGCAGTGCATGCATTGAAAAATGGGGAAGTAAAGAAAATCATCCTGACAAGGCCAGCGGTAGAGGCCGGTGAGAGCCTCGGGTTTTTGCCAGGCGATTTAAAAGAAAAAGTCGATCCATACTTAAGACCGCTTTATGATGCGCTGCACGATATACTTGGCGCAGAGCATACCCAGCGCTTGATTGAACGGGGAACAATTGAGATTGCCCCTCTTGCATATATGCGTGGAAGAACCCTTGATGACGCATTCGTCATCTTGGATGAGGCACAGAACACGACACAGGCACAGATGAAAATGTTTCTAACCCGATTGGGGTTTGATTCCAAGATGGTCATTACAGGCGATCGCTCACAAGTCGACCTTCCTAAAGGGGCTAAGTCAGGCCTTGTCATCGCCGAAAGTATCTTGAATGGCATAAAGGGAATTTCTTTTATCCATCTTGAACAAAGCGACGTGGTCCGCCATCCGCTTGTTTCTCGAATCATCCAAGCCTATGACGTCCATGAATCATAGACAATTGTCAAAGCCTTTCTTTATTATGCTGTTAATCTCAGCAAGATAAGGAAAGGCTTTTTATTAGGCTCTTTTCTCATACTTTGTTGTGCAATGGCTAATAAAGGAGAATTGTTTATACAAAATTTTTACTTTTAAATAGCGTATATAGGGAGAAAAGAGCTGGAAAACTTTCATTCAACGAACAAATTAGCTTTTTACGTTAAAATCGGTATTAGAATTTCAACACTAATCTTTACGAAAACAGCCTTTTATTAAGACGAAGGTTTTGTAAAATATACTAACGATCAACCATGCATAACCGGAAATATTTTTGCGGATGAAATTATTAGAAAAAACTGTTATCATTTTACATAAGGCTGTACGAGCTGACTGCTCTGAACCAGTCATGTAGGCACTATCAAAAATGTCAACCTATCTATGGTGATAGGGGAGGATTCTTATGCAGGAAATAATCGGGAAAATACGGAACATTTTAAGCCTAAAGTTGTTCACAAGTTTAATTTTCATTGCTTTGGCCTTATTAATTTATGGCGTATTGTATAGCAATGTAAAGCCGGAGACTTATGATATTGAACTCTTTTCGGTAGCACAGAAGAATATATACTCTCCCAAAACCGTCATTGATGAACAGAAAACGAATATGGAGCGGGACAAGGCTGCTGATGATGTTGGGAATGTATATGAATTCAAAAAAGAAGTCGGCCAGAACAGAATCGCCCTAATCTCTTCCATTTTCGACTTCATCGATGATGTGAAGCAGGATGCCCAAAAATCAATGAAGTCCCCTGATCCAAGTGATGAGGCCGGCCAGTCATCTGAAATGTCTTTGCAGGACCAACTGCAATCTTTAAAGTCAAAACTCACAAAAAATGCGACTGAAGACATTACAAAATACATACCGGATTCTGTTTTCCTTGCGCTTCTTCAAGCGAACACTCAGGATTTGTCACGAGTGAAAAGTGTAGTGATCAATCAAATCGGATCAGTCATGGGTCAGAAAATCAAGGAAGAAGATGTCCAAAGCTTGAGGCAGGTTCTTGAACAAAGGATCAAGTCATTGAGTTTTTCCGAGGAAATAAAGAATGCTGCCATTGAATTAGGAAAATATGCAATCGTTCCCAATGATTTGTATAGCCCGGACCTGACAGAAGAGAGAAAACAGCAAGCAAGGGACAGCATCGAACCGGAAAAGATTTTCCAAGGTGAGCTGTTGGCGGAGAAAAATCAAACCATCGATAAAGAAGTATATAGAAAGTTGAAATTATTAGGGCTGCTGAAGAGCAATCCAACCATCAAACCATTAGTGGGGCTGGCCATATTTGTTTTTGTGATGATCGGAACCCTCTATATTCATTTCTTTCATCTGAATATCCCGGAAGAGAGAAAACAAAATTTCCTCATTTTGATCAGTTTGATTCTTCTTTCTTCGCTATTGATCATGAAGATCATTGATTTGATGGAAGAACTCGATATAGAAGACCTCGCATATATATTCCCTGCAGCCATGGGACCAATGCTGATCAGGATTCTGCTGAATGAGCGGATTGCCATGATCGTGGCTATTTTGATTGCAGCATGCGGCAGTATCATTTTTCACGGGAGCGTCGATGGAACGGTCGATGTTGAAATCGCGCTGTATATATTATTCAGCGGTCTGTCGGGAATACTTTTTCTATCCAACCAGAAGCATCGTTTGAATATTTTACAGGCGGGCATTTTTGTTTCATTCGTCAATGTACTCCTGCTGTTTTTCTTGGTATTGATGGGAGATGGACAATTCTCAAGAATGGAGTATATTTATTATATTTTATTCGCATTTGCTTCAGGAATTTCATCTGCAGTGTTAACAATTGGATTTTTGCCTTTTTTTGAAGCTGGATTCGGAATTTTGTCCACAATGAAATTGATTGAACTTTCCAATCCCAATCATCCGCTCTTAAAAAAAATCTTAACTGAAGCCCCTGGAACGTATCATCACAGCGTCATGGTGGCGAATCTGGCAGATGCAGCTTGTGAAGCGATTGGATGCAATGGTCTCCTTGCAAGGGTGGGCTGCTATTATCATGATATCGGTAAAACGAGAAGGCCATTTTTCTTCATTGAAAATCAAATGAATATGGATAATCCCCATGACAGGCTTTCGCCGGATGCAAGCAAGGATATCATCATAGCTCATGCCACGGATGGTGGAAATATGCTGAGAAAGTATAAAATCCCCAAAGAAATCATCGATATTGCAGAGCAGCATCATGGTACAACGCTTTTGAAGTTTTTCTACCATAAAGCAAAAGAATCAAAGGGAAAAGTCGAGGAATCAGATTTCCGCTATCCAGGACCGAAACCCCAGACGAAGGAAGCCGCGGTCATTTCCATCGCTGACAGTGTGGAAGCTGCAGTAAGGTCAAAAACCCATCCAACTCCAGAAGAGATAAAAAAAGTTGTCCATAGCATCGTACAGGATCGACTTCAGGATGGACAATTTAATGAATGTGATATAACCTTGAAAGAGCTGGAAGTGGTGAAGAGAACCTTATGTGAAACGTTGAATGGAATTTTCCATTCTCGAATAGAGTATCCAGATATGAAAAGACAGAAGGTGAAAGAAGCATGAGTTTAAATATTGATTTTCTTGACGAGACAGGAGAATTATCAGAACGTGATCTGGAATTGGTGCAAAGACTGCTTAATTTTGCAGCGGAAAGTGAAAAAGTGGAATCAGAAAGTGAACTGTCCGTTACTTTTGTAGATAATGACAGAATTAAGGAAATAAATAAGGAGTACCGGAATAAGGACAGTGCCACGGATGTGATTTCCTTTGCCATGGAAGAGATGGGTGAGGGAGAATTAAGCATAGTCGGAGCAGACCTTCCGAGGATATTAGGCGATATTATCATTTCGGTTTCGAAAGCAAGGGAACAGGCAGAAGAATACGGCCATTCTTATCAAAGAGAGCTGGGATTCCTCGCGCTTCACGGTTTTTTGCACCTTTTGGGATATGATCATATGAATGAATCTGATGAAAAAATAATGTTTGGAAGACAAAAGGAAATCCTTGATGCGTATGGACTCAAAAGATTGTAGTCGGACGGGCATCCAGCGATTTATCTCATCGTTTAAATATGCTGGAAACGGTTTTTGGCTGGCTTTAAGAACGGAAAGAAATATGCAGATACATCTCCTTATCTCGCTCATAGTCGTGTTAGCCGGCATTCTATTTTCCATCAGTAAAATAGAATGGCTTGTTCTGTGTTTGACGATGTCGGCGGTCCTGTCGTTGGAATTGGTGAACACTGCAATCGAAAAAACCGTGGACCTCGTGACGGATGAATACCATCCGATTGCCAAACAGGCTAAGGATATTGCGGCATCAGCGGTTTTCATCGCAGCCTTTTTTTCAATAATCATTGGATGTGTCATTTTCATCCCTAAGGCCGCACACCTTTTTCAAATGGTCATAAACTGAATAAAGGGTTCAAAACAGGTTGCCTGTCGGTATAGGCGGCTTGTTTGTGTCTGTATGGGAGACTTATAATCAGATGCTGCATTTGAAAACGCTTAACATTTGGGCTAAAATGATTGAACAAGTCATTATTCGTCCAAAATGATTGACTTTTTTGAATTTTTAATTTTTTTATTACAATTAGATGATAAACCTAAAAAAATGATTGAAAATGTAGTAAAATATAAATGTAGAGACAGCAAAGGAGAATCGAACATGAATACGAAGCAACTAATCGAAGAAGCAAAAACAGCAAGAGAAAGAGCATATGTTCCATACTCAAAATTCAAGGTGGGCGCAGCCCTTTTAACAAATGATGGAAAAGTATACCATGGCTGCAATATAGAAAATGCTGCATACAGCATGTGCAACTGCGCAGAGCGCACAGCCCTCTTTAAAGCTTATTCCGACGGGGATACTCAATTTTCAGCAATTGCTGTCGTTGCCGATACAGCTAGGCCTGTGCCGCCATGCGGAGCGTGCAGACAGGTAATATCTGAATTATGCTCACCTGACATGAAAGTCATTTTGACCAACCTGCATGATGATGTAAAGGAATTGACAGTTAGTGAATTACTCCCTGGCGCTTTTTCTCCGGAGGATCTAAATGAATAATAATCCTAATCATAAATCAGGCTTTATTTCGATCATTGGAAGGCCGAATGTTGGGAAATCCACTTTCCTGAATCGTGTAATTGGCCAGAAGATTGCCATCATGAGCGATAAGCCCCAAACAACGAGAAATAAAGTGCAAGGTGTTTTGACAAGAGACGATTCGCAAATGATCTTTATCGATACACCAGGAATTCATAAGCCCAAGCATAAGCTTGGTGACTTTATGATGAAGGTTGCCCAGAATACCTTAAGGGAAGTCGATTTGATCATTTTCATGGTCAATGCAGCAGAAGGATTTGGCCGCGGTGATGAATTTATCATTGAAAAGCTCAAAGAAGTGAAGACGCCAGTATATTTAGTGATCAATAAAATTGATCAAATTCAACCCGATGATTTATTTTCGATCATTGAGACGTACAAAGAACTATACACATTTGAAGAAATCATCCCCATTTCCGCGCTTCAAGGAAACAATGTGGATCGGCTTCTTGAACAAATAAAATTCTTGCTTCCAGAAGGGCCTCAATATTATCCTGCAGACCAGGTTACTGATCATCCTGAACGATTTATCGTTTCAGAGCTGATTCGTGAAAAAGCGTTGCATTTAACAAGAGAGGAAATTCCCCATTCAATTGCTGTAGTCATAGATAAAATATCCAAGGAAGAAAACAAGGATATTATCAATGTCATGGCCACGATCGTGGTGGAAAGGGATTCCCAAAAAGGAATCGTAATCGGTAAACAAGGCAAGATGCTTAAGGAAATCGGCAAGCGTGCACGCCTTGACATCGAGAATTTATTGGGTTCTAAAGTGTTTCTTGAACTATGGGTTAAGGTGCAGAAGGACTGGAGAAATAAAGCAACCCATCTTAAGGATTTTGGCTTCAGGGAAGACGAATATTAATTATCGGCAAAAATCAAATGGTTAGATTCTATTCATTTCCGTCATTAGTAATTTTTACGAGTCATGTTTTTGAATCAAATAGGTGATATTAATCACAAGAGGCTTATGGATCTCAAGCTAGTTTCAAAATATGAAAGGCGGGATTATTATGTTGGAGTTTACCTGGAAAGTATTTGTACAGACGGGTAATATTGACACATACCTTCTTTTTAAAGAACTTGAAAAAGACCATACAGATTTACCGATCAATCCAGATGATGAGCTAGCAGAATTTAATTTTCCTATCTTATAATAGTTTTTCAACCGCATATGCACCCAAAAATCATTACAGAGCAGATCTGGAAGGGTGAAGATTGTGCTTCATAAATGCGAAGGAATTGTGATACGTACGACAGATTATAGTGAATCAAATAAAATCGTAACGATATTTACAAGAGAGCTTGGGAAAATAGGAGTGATGGCTAGAGGGGCTAAAAAACCCAATAGCCGTCTCTCCTCTGTTTCCCAGCTTTTTAGTTATGGCCATTTTTTGTTCCAAAAAGGGACAGGGCTTGGAACGCTCCAGCAAGGTGAAATGAGCAGCTCCTTTCGCTCCATCAAAGAGGATATTTTCAAAACCGCCTACGCCACTTACATAGCCGATTTACTGGATAAGGGAACGGAAGAACGCAAGAGCAATCCCTTTTTATTTGAACTTCTCCATCAAACATTGCAATTCATCAATGAGGAGTACGATCCGGAAATCATGGTCAATATTTTCGAAATGAAAATGCTGCCAGTTTTGGGCCTATATCCAGTGCTGGATCGCTGCGCCGTCTGCGGAAGCAAGGATGGGGAATTCGGCTTTTCGATAAGGGAAAACGGTTTTTTATGCCACAGGTGCTTTCAGGTTGATCCTTATCACTTTCCCATGAGCATCTCAGCTTTGAAACTATTGAGGATCTTTTACTTTTTTGACGTGAATAGACTGGGGAATATATCCGTGAAGCCGGAAACGAAGGAAGAATTAAAAAACATCATCTCTTCCTACTATGATGAATATTCAGGGCTCTATTTAAAATCAAAAAAATTCCTAAAGGAAATGGACCGGTTCAAAGGCATGCTTTGAATTTTTGAATTGTAAACAAAGGTTGAGTCATGTTGATTTCCGCTGAAGGATGCTCGCTTTCGGAGGGGCCTCACACGAAGTGAGGTCGTTCGATGTTGGCACACGACGTGCCGAACTTAATCGAACTTCCGTCTGATATCTCCTCACTCCGCTGCGGGGTCTCACCTTGTCCGCTGATCCCTCCGGAGTCTCGCACCTTCCCCTCTAATCAACTTCAAATAGTGTAAATAAACATTTAATAATCACAGCATGTGAGAAATCAGTCATATGAAATTTTTTCGTTTTTCTATGTTGAAGGGTGATTCGACAGCACCTTCATACTTTGTGAACCCAGCCTATTTTAAAATAAAATATTGACTTCTTGATTGATTTCCATTATTTTTTGTCTATACTAGTAATTAAGATAATAACTGCGTTGAAGGAAAGGAGTACCTTGTCCACTTCATGAAAGCGAACCTAGGATGGTGGGAGCTAGGAACTTGAGGAACAAGGGAAGGGCAGTCCCGAGCAGATGATGAAAGCTGGCTATTTATACATAGCAAATAGGGTGGAACCGCGGGTTAACTCTCGTCCCTATGCATTTCTTTTGCATAGTGGCGGGAGTTTTTTATTTAGGTTGATTGCCCGATTGACTGTTGCTGCTTAAATGGCCATGTATTTTTTCAAAAACAATTTGGAGGTGCACACGAATGAATATACAAGAAATGATATTAACATTACAGAAGCATTGGTCTGATCAAGGATGCGTATTAATGCAGGCGTATGATGTAGAAAAAGGTGCTGGGACAATGAGTCCCTTTACGTTTTTAAGGGCGATAGGTCCAGAGCCTTGGAATGTTGCGTATGTTGAACCCTCCAGGAGACCGGCAGATGGGCGCTATGGCGAAAATCCAAATCGGTTGTATCAGCATCATCAATTCCAGGTAATCATGAAGCCTTCCCCGGATAATATACAAGAACTTTATCTGGATTCTCTGAAGGCGCTGGGAATTGACCCTCTGATGCATGATATTCGATTTGTCGAGGATAACTGGGAAAATCCTTCTCTAGGCTGTGCAGGGCTAGGATGGGAAGTGTGGCTGGATGGAATGGAAATTACCCAGTTCACTTATTTTCAGCAGGTCGGAGGTTTGGAATGCAAGCCTGTTTCCGTAGAAATCACATATGGGATCGAACGGCTTGCATCATACATTCAGGAAAAAGAAAATGTTTTTGATTTGGAGTGGACAAACGGCTTTACGGTCAAAGATATTTTTTATCAACCAGAATATGAGCATTCAAAATATACGTTTGAAACGTCGAATACTGAAATGCTTTTTAATTTGTTTTCGATTTATGAGGAAGAGGCGAAGAAGCAAATGGACGAAGGGCTGGTCCATCCCGCTTATGACTATGTACTAAAATGTTCGCATGTCTTTAACCTTTTGGATGCTAAGGGTAAGATTTCAGTCACGGAGCGTACCGGATACATTGGAAGAATGAGAAACATGGCCCGTTCGATTGCCAAGACATTTTATGAAGAAAGAGAAAAATTAGGATTTCCGATTCTGAAGAAAAAGGAGGAGAAAAAGGATGCATAAAAGAGATTTACTTTTAGAAGTCGGTTTGGAAGAAATGCCTGCACGATTTGTCACCAATTCGATGAACGAATTAAAAGACAATGTCGTTTCTTGGCTGGAGGAGCGCGCGATAGCTTTCGATAGCGCAGAAGCCTTTTCGACCCCAAGAAGGTTGGCCGTGTTGGTTAAGGGTGTGGCAGAATCCCAAGAGGACGTTCAGGAAGAGGCAAAGGGACCAGCAAGAAAAATTGCCATGAATGAACAAGGCGAATGGTCCAAAGCAGCCATTGGATTCAGCAAAGGCCAAGGTGCATCGGTGGAGGATATTTACTTCAATGAAATCAATGGTGTCGAGTACGCTTTTGTCAATAAATTCATTGAAGGCCAAAAAACGATGAGCCTGCTGCCTGAACTTGAAAAAGTCATCACCGGTCTGCACTTCCCTAAGAATATGAAATGGGCAAATGAAGATCTCCGTTTTGTACGTCCGATCAAATGGATCACTGCTCTATTTGGAACTGAAGTGATCCCCTTTTCCATAACTTCTGTCCAAACGTCAAATTACACCGGTGGACACCGATTCTTAGGAGAAAAAATTGAGATCTCTGAGCCTTCTCAATATGAGAAGCAATTATTGGCCCAATATGTCATTGCCAATCCTGAAACGAGAAGGAATGGCATTTTGGATCAGCTTAGCAAGCTTGAACAAGAGCAAGGCTGGCATATCCCTGTTGATCAAGATCTGTTGGAAGAAGTTAATAACTTGGTCGAATACCCTACAGTTCTTTTCGGTTCTTTTAACGAAGAGTTTTTGACTATACCTGAAGAAGTGCTGATTACAACTATGAAGGAGCATCAGCGATATTTCCCGGTAAAAAATGAAGATGGCCGATTGCTGCCTTATTTTGTAACGGTGCGCAATGGCGACCATAGACATCTTGAAACCGTTGCAAAAGGAAACGAAAAAGTTCTAAGGGCAAGGTTATCTGATGCGGATTTCTTTTACAAAGAAGATCAAAAAATGGGAATCAACGATGCTCTCGCTAAATTATCCTCCATTGTCTACCATGAAGAGATAGGAACATTGGCTGAAAAAGTCAAAAGAATCAGGGCAATCAGTAATAGAGTCGGAAAAATGGCATCATTTACAGAAGAAGAGCTTCAGTTGGTCGACCGCGCAGCTGAAATAAGCAAGTTCGACCTTGTAACGCATATGGTTTATGAATTTCCTGAATTACAAGGATTCATGGGAGAGAAATATGCGCTGCAAAAAGGAG from Falsibacillus albus includes:
- a CDS encoding diacylglycerol kinase family protein; translated protein: MDSKDCSRTGIQRFISSFKYAGNGFWLALRTERNMQIHLLISLIVVLAGILFSISKIEWLVLCLTMSAVLSLELVNTAIEKTVDLVTDEYHPIAKQAKDIAASAVFIAAFFSIIIGCVIFIPKAAHLFQMVIN
- the glyS gene encoding glycine--tRNA ligase subunit beta, whose protein sequence is MHKRDLLLEVGLEEMPARFVTNSMNELKDNVVSWLEERAIAFDSAEAFSTPRRLAVLVKGVAESQEDVQEEAKGPARKIAMNEQGEWSKAAIGFSKGQGASVEDIYFNEINGVEYAFVNKFIEGQKTMSLLPELEKVITGLHFPKNMKWANEDLRFVRPIKWITALFGTEVIPFSITSVQTSNYTGGHRFLGEKIEISEPSQYEKQLLAQYVIANPETRRNGILDQLSKLEQEQGWHIPVDQDLLEEVNNLVEYPTVLFGSFNEEFLTIPEEVLITTMKEHQRYFPVKNEDGRLLPYFVTVRNGDHRHLETVAKGNEKVLRARLSDADFFYKEDQKMGINDALAKLSSIVYHEEIGTLAEKVKRIRAISNRVGKMASFTEEELQLVDRAAEISKFDLVTHMVYEFPELQGFMGEKYALQKGEDPAVAQAINEHYQPRHADDISPSSEIGAAVGLADKMDTIVSCFAIGIVPTGSQDPYALRRQASGIVQTIVEKKWTLSIKELIESTIEVVKSYDIGEKEHNELLQELMNFFKMRLKYVLQEKQTRYDIIEAVLNSEITSVPSVLSRAEVLEKEKNQESFKSTIEALSRVINISKKAEELQEIDADLFENQYEKNLYSSFLKLEEEMENVKDEAEVFRRLAALRPAIDEYFDHTMVMAKDDRLKHNRLTQMKKLADKMLSFAAFNEIIVK
- a CDS encoding cytidine deaminase — protein: MIENVVKYKCRDSKGESNMNTKQLIEEAKTARERAYVPYSKFKVGAALLTNDGKVYHGCNIENAAYSMCNCAERTALFKAYSDGDTQFSAIAVVADTARPVPPCGACRQVISELCSPDMKVILTNLHDDVKELTVSELLPGAFSPEDLNE
- a CDS encoding HD family phosphohydrolase encodes the protein MQEIIGKIRNILSLKLFTSLIFIALALLIYGVLYSNVKPETYDIELFSVAQKNIYSPKTVIDEQKTNMERDKAADDVGNVYEFKKEVGQNRIALISSIFDFIDDVKQDAQKSMKSPDPSDEAGQSSEMSLQDQLQSLKSKLTKNATEDITKYIPDSVFLALLQANTQDLSRVKSVVINQIGSVMGQKIKEEDVQSLRQVLEQRIKSLSFSEEIKNAAIELGKYAIVPNDLYSPDLTEERKQQARDSIEPEKIFQGELLAEKNQTIDKEVYRKLKLLGLLKSNPTIKPLVGLAIFVFVMIGTLYIHFFHLNIPEERKQNFLILISLILLSSLLIMKIIDLMEELDIEDLAYIFPAAMGPMLIRILLNERIAMIVAILIAACGSIIFHGSVDGTVDVEIALYILFSGLSGILFLSNQKHRLNILQAGIFVSFVNVLLLFFLVLMGDGQFSRMEYIYYILFAFASGISSAVLTIGFLPFFEAGFGILSTMKLIELSNPNHPLLKKILTEAPGTYHHSVMVANLADAACEAIGCNGLLARVGCYYHDIGKTRRPFFFIENQMNMDNPHDRLSPDASKDIIIAHATDGGNMLRKYKIPKEIIDIAEQHHGTTLLKFFYHKAKESKGKVEESDFRYPGPKPQTKEAAVISIADSVEAAVRSKTHPTPEEIKKVVHSIVQDRLQDGQFNECDITLKELEVVKRTLCETLNGIFHSRIEYPDMKRQKVKEA
- the era gene encoding GTPase Era; the protein is MNNNPNHKSGFISIIGRPNVGKSTFLNRVIGQKIAIMSDKPQTTRNKVQGVLTRDDSQMIFIDTPGIHKPKHKLGDFMMKVAQNTLREVDLIIFMVNAAEGFGRGDEFIIEKLKEVKTPVYLVINKIDQIQPDDLFSIIETYKELYTFEEIIPISALQGNNVDRLLEQIKFLLPEGPQYYPADQVTDHPERFIVSELIREKALHLTREEIPHSIAVVIDKISKEENKDIINVMATIVVERDSQKGIVIGKQGKMLKEIGKRARLDIENLLGSKVFLELWVKVQKDWRNKATHLKDFGFREDEY
- a CDS encoding PhoH family protein, whose product is MTEELKQMNLQLDNPNEAIALFGASDAHLKLIEEQLQVSIVTRGEDIFVSGEETKVALVNELIQQLLIVIRKGINIGQRDVLYAIELGQKGIVETFPDLYEEEITKNAKGKPIRVKTLGQRHYISAIRKNDLVFGIGPAGTGKTYLAVVMAVHALKNGEVKKIILTRPAVEAGESLGFLPGDLKEKVDPYLRPLYDALHDILGAEHTQRLIERGTIEIAPLAYMRGRTLDDAFVILDEAQNTTQAQMKMFLTRLGFDSKMVITGDRSQVDLPKGAKSGLVIAESILNGIKGISFIHLEQSDVVRHPLVSRIIQAYDVHES
- the glyQ gene encoding glycine--tRNA ligase subunit alpha, translated to MNIQEMILTLQKHWSDQGCVLMQAYDVEKGAGTMSPFTFLRAIGPEPWNVAYVEPSRRPADGRYGENPNRLYQHHQFQVIMKPSPDNIQELYLDSLKALGIDPLMHDIRFVEDNWENPSLGCAGLGWEVWLDGMEITQFTYFQQVGGLECKPVSVEITYGIERLASYIQEKENVFDLEWTNGFTVKDIFYQPEYEHSKYTFETSNTEMLFNLFSIYEEEAKKQMDEGLVHPAYDYVLKCSHVFNLLDAKGKISVTERTGYIGRMRNMARSIAKTFYEEREKLGFPILKKKEEKKDA
- a CDS encoding YqzL family protein, with product MLEFTWKVFVQTGNIDTYLLFKELEKDHTDLPINPDDELAEFNFPIL
- the recO gene encoding DNA repair protein RecO, translated to MLHKCEGIVIRTTDYSESNKIVTIFTRELGKIGVMARGAKKPNSRLSSVSQLFSYGHFLFQKGTGLGTLQQGEMSSSFRSIKEDIFKTAYATYIADLLDKGTEERKSNPFLFELLHQTLQFINEEYDPEIMVNIFEMKMLPVLGLYPVLDRCAVCGSKDGEFGFSIRENGFLCHRCFQVDPYHFPMSISALKLLRIFYFFDVNRLGNISVKPETKEELKNIISSYYDEYSGLYLKSKKFLKEMDRFKGML
- the ybeY gene encoding rRNA maturation RNase YbeY is translated as MSLNIDFLDETGELSERDLELVQRLLNFAAESEKVESESELSVTFVDNDRIKEINKEYRNKDSATDVISFAMEEMGEGELSIVGADLPRILGDIIISVSKAREQAEEYGHSYQRELGFLALHGFLHLLGYDHMNESDEKIMFGRQKEILDAYGLKRL